Below is a window of Halomicrobium mukohataei DSM 12286 DNA.
GACTGGAAGGCGCTGCGCCCCTGATCGCCGTCGATCACCAGCACCATGCCGTCCTCGACATCCTCCGCGTACTCCGCGAGGGCGTCGGCGTTGCCGACCGCGTCCTCGTGCAGGAAGAAGGCCACGTCCTCGATGCGCTCGCCCGCCAGGAATTCGGTGCGCTTGCTCATACACTGTGTGTGACCGCTTGCGGGGAAAAGCCTCGCGGCTCGTCCGGCCGAAATGACAGTATCTATTGTGACGCCGCTGTCAGCAATCTCGTATGGTCTTCGAACTGATTGCCGGATTCGTCGCTCTCGTCGCCGCGTCGTACATTGGGACGACGATGGCCCTCCGAGGCTACTTTGGCGCGACGTCGTTCGACCGAGTTCAGCGGCGAGAGTCGGGGGAACCTAACGACGATGATTCGTCAGCGGACGACTGAGGGTTTCCGATGCAGTCGTGTGCAGTTGGCATTCGCGCGAACGAGCGGTCCGAAGGACCCGGCAGTTCGCGCGATTCACTCCGAGCGCGCCGAAGGCGCGGCTCGGAGGTGTTTTTGTACTAAATTTTTGCGAGCGGGGGTGCCCGCAGCGAAGCGAGGACACCCTCCGAAGTAAAAATTTAGATGCCGATAAACTGCGTCACCAGCCACTTGGTGGCGATCGAGGTGACGCTGCCGATCCAGGCCAGCAGGACGAAGTGCATGTAGGTGTTGCCCTTGTGGCCGCCGTCGACGGTGCGGACCATCAGCGCCGACAGCATCGCGCCGAACATGATGATGATGATCAGCAGGAACTCGATCAGCGGGATGTTGTAGACGCTGGTGTTGATCAGGGTGCTGGCGTCGAACCCGGCGTTCGAGGAGAGGTTCAGCGACATCGACGAGAGGATGTTGACGACCTGCAGGCCGATGAAGAAGGCGAACGTCGACGCCGCAGTGATACCGTACAGGAGCCCGATCAGGGTCGTTGCGGCCTGGTTGCGCTGAGTGCGCAGCGCCTGGATCTCGTTCATGTTGGCCGCGATCAGTTCGCCCAGCAGTTTCGGCGAGCCGCCCATCTCGCGGCCGATAAGGTACATCTCCGAGAACGTCTGAATCAGGTACGATCGGCAGTCGGCGGTGAAGTATCGCCAGGCCTCGGCGGGCTCGATGCGCATGTTGAGTCGCTTGTAGAGGTCGTCGACGTTGGGCGACAGCGCGCCGAAGTCCTTCTCTCGGAGCGTTCGCAGGACCATCGAGGTGGTCGACTGCTTCGCGCCTTCGGTCGCGCCCAGCGCGCGGATGAAGCTCGGGAACTGGTCGTCGCGACCCTTGATCCGCTGTTCCTCCTGTCGGATGACGATCCCGGGAATCAGCAGTGGCGTGATCGGGATGGCGGCGTACATCGAGAGCGGGACCCGATCGAGGAAAAAGAGGAGGTCACCCACCGTGATCGGTGAGACGCCGAACATCCCCCCCAGCGAGATGAAGATGAGGACGGCGGTGAGAGCGACACCGACGTAGGTCGCCTTCTCGATGCGGTTCTCGACGTCGGAGGGGTAGTCGTCGGGGTGGAACCACACCGGATCGTAGGGGGCCATCGAGCGGATCGCGAGGTAGAAGCCAGACTGGACGAAGATGTACATGACGATGACGGCGCTGACGGTCATGGTCGGGTCGGTCCCGGTCAACACCGGCAGGACGACGGCGAACACGAGCGCGAACGTCATCGAGAGGACCATCGACAGGTAGAGGTCCTTCATCACTTCGAGGTTGTCCAGCGTCCCCTCGTACACCGTCGTGTAGTTCTGGATGATCTGCTCCTGTTCGCTGAGGAGGTAGTCCTCCAGGGACTGGCCGGCACCGAGCGTGTACGCGAGTCGGTCGAGGAAGTCAGAGACCGCCGCCGAGGGGACTTCCTTGGCGCGGCGGCGGCAGGCGTCGTCGAGGCTCTGGTTCCAGGTGTCGACCAGCTCGACGATCCGGTGCATCTCGTTTGCCAGTTCGCCGTACTCCTCTTCCTGTGCCAGCGTCCGGAACACCTCCATGCGGTCGATCTTCGTCGTCGCCAGCACCGTCATGTGGGTGACCAGCAGGTGAAAGCGGTTGTTGAGCTGGCTGCGACGCTGTGAGATGAGGATCTTGGGGTAGAAGATCGCCGCGGCCATCGCCAGGAACCCCAGCATCGGGATCGGGGCCCGGATCATCATCGGCAGATCGAGCACCAGCGCGGCGACGGCGCTCAGCAGGAAGAAGGCAATCGCCGGCAGCAAAATGAAAAAGAGGTACCGCTGCAGCGGAATGTGCATCTGCCGGTACGCGTCCAGCAGGTCGTCGAAGATCTCGGACAGCGTCAGGTTCAGGGAGTTTTCCGCTTCGTTGGATGCCATCAGTCGGGGCGCGCGATCGTGAAGGGGAGCCCTTCCACGCCGTCACGCTGGAAGTCCTCGATCAGTTGGTTCACTTCGTGGTAGCCGACGATGTTCTCCTGGATCGCCCGGCGGATGATGTTGGCCCGGAACTCCAGTTCGCCGTAGATCTCGCGGGTGTCTTCGTAGCCAAGCAGCGTCGCGATCTGCTCTTCGAGGACGTAGGAGTTGTTCATCGCCTGGAAGTTGATCTCGTCTTCGACAGGGTCCCAATTGAACGCCTGTCGGGTGACGACGCCGTCCATCTCCTTGGAGTAGCCCTCGATCTCCTGGACCGAGGTGACGCGGCGGAGCACGTCGTCGCCTTGCTTGACGCGGTTCTGGAACAGTGCGATGTCGGCCACGTCCATGAACGTCTCCGGGACGTTGATCGGTTCGCCGGTAAAGCGCTGGATCATCGAGACGATGTCGCTGGCGTGGAACGTCAGCATGACCGGGTGGCCGGTCTGTGCGGCCTGGAACGCCATCCGACCCTCCTCGCCACGGACCTCGCCCACGATGATGTAGTCGGGGCGGGAACGCAGCGCGGCCGCCACGAGGTCGAACATGTCGACGCTGGTCCCCTCGTCTTCGCCCTCGCGCGTGAGGAGTTTCTGCCAGGTGTCGTGGGGCGGCAGCACCTCGGCGGTGTCCTCGGCGGTGTAGATCTTCGAGTCCCGCGGGATGAACGACATGATGGAGTTCAGCGTCGTCGTCTTCCCAGAGGCCGTCTCCCCGACGACGAAGACCGTCTGCTCGTTTTCCAGCGCGAGCCAGAGGTACGCCGACAGCTCCGGGGAGAGCGTGTTCCACTTGGTGATCTGGAAGATCGACAGCGGCGTCTCGGTCCCCTGACGGATCGTGAGCGAGGGTCCCTTCGCGCTCACGTCGTCGGAGTAAATCAGGTTCAGACGCGACCCGTCCGGCAGCGTCGAGTCGACGATCGGGTCGGAGTCAGAGACCGGGTCGCCCATCCGCTCGCCCATGTTTCGCAGCCACTGGTCGAAGGCCGCCTCGGACTCCCACTCGACGGTGGTTTCGAGCATGCCGTAGACCTCGTGGTCGACGTGGCACTCCTGGCGACCGATGACGTGGATGTCCTCGTTTGCCGGGTCACGCATCACTGGTTCGAGCGGTCCGAGGCCGACGATGTCGCGGTTGAGCCGATAGAGGATGTTCTCGTACGTGCTCTCGGTGACTTCGACCTGTCCGACGCTACCGAGGTTGGCAATACGGGTCAGGACGCCGTCGTTGCCGTCCTCGTCGCGGATCTTGGTCGACTCCTGGAGCAGTTCCTCGATCCGGTCGTCGTACTCGTTTTCGTTCTGTGGTGCGGGCTTGTTGACGGACTTCTGGAGGAGCTTGTTCCGGACTTTGCTGAAGACGACCGACTCGTCTTCGTCGAGTTCCGGCTCGATGGCGTAGTACTTCATGTCCTGTCCGATGTCGCCGTAGACGTGACAGAAGATGGGGCCACCGACGGGGTAGAGGACGTTTGGCCGGTCGGACTCGTAGTCGTCGTCGGCCTCCTCGATGAACTCGGGGAACTCGCCGGTGATCTGCTTGAACTTCTTCAAGTGGTCTCGCAGGTGTGGTCGTCGCGCCGCTACTTGTCGAAGTTCGTCGGATGGCTTGGGTCGTCCGTGATCTGTCATTAGGCAACACTCCTGGATTCGATGACGATGCCGGTCCCCGACCGCACCGAGAACCCGATGGTGTCACCGACCTGTTCGCCCATCCCGGCGAAGCGTTTGACGCTGACCTGCCGGCGCACGTCGTTGCCGACCTCGACCATCTCCAGTTCGATGAACACGTCGGCGATCGCGCGGAAGGGACCGATCGCTTCTTCGGCCAGCGTCGAGGGGTCGACGGTCAGCATGATG
It encodes the following:
- the flaJ gene encoding archaellar assembly protein FlaJ, producing the protein MASNEAENSLNLTLSEIFDDLLDAYRQMHIPLQRYLFFILLPAIAFFLLSAVAALVLDLPMMIRAPIPMLGFLAMAAAIFYPKILISQRRSQLNNRFHLLVTHMTVLATTKIDRMEVFRTLAQEEEYGELANEMHRIVELVDTWNQSLDDACRRRAKEVPSAAVSDFLDRLAYTLGAGQSLEDYLLSEQEQIIQNYTTVYEGTLDNLEVMKDLYLSMVLSMTFALVFAVVLPVLTGTDPTMTVSAVIVMYIFVQSGFYLAIRSMAPYDPVWFHPDDYPSDVENRIEKATYVGVALTAVLIFISLGGMFGVSPITVGDLLFFLDRVPLSMYAAIPITPLLIPGIVIRQEEQRIKGRDDQFPSFIRALGATEGAKQSTTSMVLRTLREKDFGALSPNVDDLYKRLNMRIEPAEAWRYFTADCRSYLIQTFSEMYLIGREMGGSPKLLGELIAANMNEIQALRTQRNQAATTLIGLLYGITAASTFAFFIGLQVVNILSSMSLNLSSNAGFDASTLINTSVYNIPLIEFLLIIIIMFGAMLSALMVRTVDGGHKGNTYMHFVLLAWIGSVTSIATKWLVTQFIGI
- a CDS encoding type II/IV secretion system ATPase subunit; this encodes MTDHGRPKPSDELRQVAARRPHLRDHLKKFKQITGEFPEFIEEADDDYESDRPNVLYPVGGPIFCHVYGDIGQDMKYYAIEPELDEDESVVFSKVRNKLLQKSVNKPAPQNENEYDDRIEELLQESTKIRDEDGNDGVLTRIANLGSVGQVEVTESTYENILYRLNRDIVGLGPLEPVMRDPANEDIHVIGRQECHVDHEVYGMLETTVEWESEAAFDQWLRNMGERMGDPVSDSDPIVDSTLPDGSRLNLIYSDDVSAKGPSLTIRQGTETPLSIFQITKWNTLSPELSAYLWLALENEQTVFVVGETASGKTTTLNSIMSFIPRDSKIYTAEDTAEVLPPHDTWQKLLTREGEDEGTSVDMFDLVAAALRSRPDYIIVGEVRGEEGRMAFQAAQTGHPVMLTFHASDIVSMIQRFTGEPINVPETFMDVADIALFQNRVKQGDDVLRRVTSVQEIEGYSKEMDGVVTRQAFNWDPVEDEINFQAMNNSYVLEEQIATLLGYEDTREIYGELEFRANIIRRAIQENIVGYHEVNQLIEDFQRDGVEGLPFTIARPD